AAAACGTAACGCTTGGGATTGCCATCCGCGTGAGGTGAACAGTCTGCCGTGGTCGATAAGTGCCACTGAAACGCTGCTGGCGCTGAGTACATTGCCGGGATTACGGTCGGTGTTAAGTGTCCATTCATCAAAAGAGACCAGCTTCGGGAGGTCTTTGCGTTTCAGCAGGTCTTTGGCAATACGGGACTTGATACGCTCTTCGAGATCTTCACTGGCGATGCCTGTCGTGTGCTGAACCACCAGGTCTGGGAAGCACATATCTTCACTAAACCAGGCAATAAATTCTGATTGCGGTGGCCCTGCGGTTTCTTCATCCGCTTGTTTAAGCACTTCAAGGGGAATTTGCTTACGGGTAAGCAGTATTACTCCCGCCGTATTAGCAACTTTGAATCCACAGGCCCGCGCCAGCGCGTAACCAATTGCCTCGCTGTACGCCTCTTGGTTGGTGACTACCGCATTATTTTCTTTTACATGGTCGGGCAGCAGCTTGATAAAGCAGCGGCGGCTTTCACCTTCTACGTGAATGCGAGCTTTGAATATCGGGTTAATCCCTGGGCGTGTCGGGCTTGGTAGCTGGCCCTGGAGCGCCGTTCCCTTGAGTAGATGAATCATTGTTCCCCAGCTTTGCCTTGAGCCGCTCGTGTCCGTGGTTTTGGCGTTCGTTTGTGTAATTAGCGGGGCGAGCGGCAATACGTGTGGCGATCTGCTCCAGCAGTATCAGATCGTCTTCTGTTAATCGGCCATCTTGTGCGGCCTCTGCGATATTGTTCAGCATGCGGAGTGAACGCGGAGAGGCGAGTTGCGCTAAATCCTGTGCACGCTCTTCGACTCGATAAGCTTCCTTTGAAGCCATTCCTGGGCGCATTGGTTCACGCCCATATTCAAGCCATTCCTCTCTGACATTAAGCCAGTGGCAAATCTTTTGAAGATTTTCAGGAGTTGGCATGCTCTCGCCTTTCAGCCACTTCCCAGCTGCATTTGCAGATTTTCCAGTTAATTCATGCAGGCGCACGGCTGCACCCCGAACCGGCTGACCCGATTCAGTCATTGCTTTTCTTAACCTATCTGCAAAAGCAGACCGCAACTTTTCAT
This Vreelandella neptunia DNA region includes the following protein-coding sequences:
- a CDS encoding helix-turn-helix domain-containing protein encodes the protein MIATAEGPPSCFTANPTLLIALSENEPMVNIRTQLKVGARKAHNEPMVTNEKLRSAFADRLRKAMTESGQPVRGAAVRLHELTGKSANAAGKWLKGESMPTPENLQKICHWLNVREEWLEYGREPMRPGMASKEAYRVEERAQDLAQLASPRSLRMLNNIAEAAQDGRLTEDDLILLEQIATRIAARPANYTNERQNHGHERLKAKLGNNDSSTQGNGAPGPATKPDTPRD